Proteins from a single region of Homalodisca vitripennis isolate AUS2020 unplaced genomic scaffold, UT_GWSS_2.1 ScUCBcl_9429;HRSCAF=17915, whole genome shotgun sequence:
- the LOC124374640 gene encoding myelin transcription factor 1-like protein, translated as MPPAKRGRTGPVMEGGECLLRADGLEVEYQVPTSSQRDQEDDVILVDSEEEEEEDDDEGLPDDGGLDDGKSSKKKPDNEEVYEMEVYSRDDPEIANYDIGEGPDIDENITNQDNNEVEII; from the exons ATGCCACCC GCTAAGCGCGGACGGACAGGTCCAGTAATGGAGGGAGGAGAGTGTTTGCTACGAGCGGACGGGCTGGAGGTGGAGTATCAGGTACCGACGTCCAGCCAGCGGGATCAGGAGGACGATGTCATACTGGTAGACTCAGAGGAGGAAGAAGAGGAAGATGACGACGAAGGCTTGCCAGATGACGGA GGATTGGATGATGGCAAGAGTTCGAAGAAGAAACCTGACAATGAAGAAGTCTACGAGATGGAGGTTTACAGCCGAGATGACCCG gaAATTGCTAACTACGACATCGGTGAAGGTCCAGACATAGACGAAAATATTACAAACCAAGATAATAATGAAGTTGAAATTATCG